The DNA region aattgaaatgtATGGCTGCCAAAGAATGCTAGATTGTCATTTTGTAATGGCTGCTGATTGTCAATAAATACATTCCTGTACAACTCAGGAAacagagccaatattttataaagataaatgTAATAGAACTTTTAATTGTGAACCACTCTGTCTTACACCTGTTAACTTTTTAATATTGTgcatcaaccatacttcaattttaaaaaggaaatatatatatatataggaatacaTATGCTTCAGTTCTCTGAAGTATTATGAACTCtatcagtcatgtctaactctttgtgacccatggactgtagcctatcaaggtcctctgttcatgggcttctctaggcaagaacactggagaaggttgccaatcccttctccaggggatcttcctaacccaggaatcaaagtcaGGTCAAATTCAGGGATCGAATTCAGTTCTCTGAATGTCTTAAATGTGAGATACTCAATCATTAGCTAGACACTCTGTGCACAGGTATTCACCCTCTTACTACCTGGTATAGAACATCATGTTTGTGACAGCAGGTGAAAAAGCACAAGCACAACACCGAGAGAGAAACTGAATGGAAACCACAGACTTTAGGTGATGATGATAATGTGTCAGTGTCAGTTCGccactgcagcaccccaggtggctcagtggtaaagaatctgcctgcaatgtgggagacctgggtttgatccctgggttgggaagattgtttggagaagggaatagcaacccactccagtatttttgcctgggaaattcaatggacagaggagcccggcaagctaccgcccatggggttgcaaaagagttggacacaactgagtaactaaacaacaataatgtaGGTTCACAACTGCGACACCCAACTAGTAGATGCTGACAGCAGAGGAGGCTGAGAATGTGTGGGATCAGTTAAGTAAATTTCAATTGTGCTATagacctaaaactgctctaaatatacataaaaagtgTAGCTATAGATGTagatatatagggcttcccaggtggtgctagtggtaaagaacccacctgccagtgcgggagaaataaaagatgcaggttagggttggatccctgggtcaggaagatcccctggaggagagcatggcaactcactctggtattcttgcctggagaatcccacggacagaggagcctggtgggctacagtccatagggtctcaaagagttggacatgactgaagtaacttagcatacatgcatatatttttaaaaacacaaatacgAATGGATTGATCCAGAGTTTCTGAAGATTGAGATAATCCAAGCCAATTTGCCACTGTTCCTCCCCTGCAAACCAGATGCCCACCCACCTGTATAGTAAGACTTTCTACTTACCTCAGTGTCCTCCTGCTGCTGTAGTTGTCTTTGAGAGTCAGACTttgtgggaagaaaaaaagacatatattACAAGCTATCAAGCAAAATTCAGATTACTAGTGCCACACATCTAACCTAAGAGGAGTCAGAGACTCTTAAAACCCTAAGTGTCTTTCACACCTGCGCTCATGAGTACAGTGTGACTGCTGCTGTtcatcagtatttatttatttttttgtggctgaatccCAGGGCTTTGAGGCCcctcccagggatagaacctgtgcctcctgcagtagaGTTCGAACCCCTgggagtcctaaccgctggaccaccaggtaattccaccaccaccaccaccctcccgcCAGTATTTACATCTTGATATCTGTGAGTGCCCAGAGTGGCTCAGTGCTGCCTACCCAGAACTCACACGAGGAATTCCTTTGGCATAGCGAAGTCTGAGAGATTCAATCAGCTTTTGCATCCTGTACCTCCGCTCACTCAACACCGTTCTTACCCCTCTCCGCCTATGGGGTGTTTTCTCACTAGGTAACTGCCCAGTCAGTTGAGATGGGTATTCTGGTCGATATGGCAACTTGATACTAGGGTTGAGAGTCAAGTTACTGAGGTTCGTTGCTAACATTTCAGAGAGTTGAGTggcaactgaaagaaaaagaaaacaaagattgaTTAGGGCAAGCTGCAATATCCAGAAGCCACTTAGCTCTCGCCCAAACTAGGTCTGCTCTTAAGCAGCTCACAACAGTGGACAGTGGGAAGTTGCTCAGAGTGAAGACAGACCCTAGATACCACGGGCGGTTAACTAGCATGTGTGTGCCCTTAAGCCTGGTGGAATCCACCATAATGGGAAACACTTTCTTCTCAAAacttgttttgatgctgttacaAGTAGTTCTGAGTGTTAAGTGTTTTCCCATGGGGTCGTATGTATATATGCAATTTATGTATGTGTTCaggtgtatctgactctttgcagctccatggactgtaggccccatgggctcctctgccatggaattttccaggcaagaatactggagctggttgccatttcctact from Bos mutus isolate GX-2022 chromosome 5, NWIPB_WYAK_1.1, whole genome shotgun sequence includes:
- the DPPA3 gene encoding developmental pluripotency-associated protein 3 — protein: MDSSEDNPTWTLESLKTSIDDASQAMQVATQLSEMLATNLSNLTLNPSIKLPYRPEYPSQLTGQLPSEKTPHRRRGVRTVLSERRYRMQKLIESLRLRYAKGIPRSDSQRQLQQQEDTEIRSRVRRFQCTCSYCQFKRNPSDDNYENYYNTTYSNYAMESNES